Below is a window of Humulus lupulus chromosome 2, drHumLupu1.1, whole genome shotgun sequence DNA.
AATCATCAAATAATCTCATGACCCCTAGCCTGCAAGGAGAGCATGTAGGTGCCAAAGAAGCATCGATGAGTATTTAGTTAGTGGTCCATAATCAAATTTGAGTTCAAATAGTTACAAAGTTGGTGAGTGGTGGTGGCATTAGTTTTAGTTACGTTAAAATTTAAGTGCAATGGATGGTTAATTATGAGATGAGTATATACGAGGTTAATTATGAGATGAGTATATACGAGGCAGCCCACGGTTTAGTTTAATTTCCTCAAAACATAAGGGtttacataaataaatatatatatatatatgtatatgtatgatttgACCAATAGTTCCTTGACTTAAATAAATAAAGGGCAAGAATCACTAAGCAAAATTTGATATCAAGAGGAAACAAAACTTTTGAATTCTTACAATAATCTAACAAAGGACACAATGTTTATGATAGGCATTTCAGTCTGGCGAACGTCAAATAACCTGTGTGGCCTTTAGCTTCCATACACGGCTTAGCCATTGGTACGGAAAACCATTGACTTTCTGGCACATTGCCTGCATCACTTGATCGCTGTCTCCTTTTACATGGAGGAGCCCCAACAGAAACACCATCATCCCCCACCCCCTCCCCCCGGTAGCTGTCCATTTTTACTTCTCGAACTTCATATGTGCGAAGGAGTACCTCAAAAGTCCTTATATCTGCATCCAATATGAGCATGCAAACATACATACATTGTGTAAAGTAAGCCATGAATTGCAACACAAACCACTAAGGCAACAAATAGTTTTACAAGAAAATCTTACCTGTAAAGTTTGATCTTAAAGTTTCACATGATCGTTGAACCTGCTCGATGCATGGGGAGAAGGAACACATGATcccatcttctctcaacatattCGCAACTGAAGGAATGGCAAGCCAGGGTTGAGGTAGGTCCAGAAAAACAGCATCTGCCATCCCAGAAAACTCATTTGGAAATCCTTCACCCTGAATGTCTCTTACTCCTACAGTAACCAAGCTGTTTAATCCTGTCTTCTCAAAATCTTCCCTGTAGATATTAAGATGTAAAATTTTGAGTCACAAGGTAAGTTATTTCACAACTTAGTCAAGTCTTAAAACCAAATGAAAGTAAACATTTAATCATATCACAAGTTCGCAACTCAAAATCTGAACCATAGAAATTTCACATATCTACCAACAAATTACAAATCTATCTTAATATTTAAGAAGTTCAGAGAACAATCAAAATATTAAAGAAAGAAGCACATGTTAGCGTGAGTCTCAGGTTTCTCTCCATCCATGGCGAGGAGGTGTAAATCTGTGCAGAAGCTAGCCAAACAAGATATTATTCAAGAGCTCCCTTCATCCAATTCTCTTATTCCGTCTCCAGATCAGGAGATTGCTAAGGAGGAGGGTGGTGTTGATGCGATTCATGGGTCTGGACCTAGGGATTTCAACGATAATGCGATTAGGGTTGATGCTGATGTTGTGTAGAAGGAATCTGACCCAAGGGTTTTTGAAGCTCTTTCGAGGGGGATTCATCCTTCTGATGGTGAACAGGGTCCGTTATCTTGGGCTACTAAGGTTGAGACTGGGAATTTCCAAGAATCGACAAAAGCAAATTGGGCTAGATTTAAAGAAACTCTCCCTTCTTATGGTGGTATGCAGTTGCAATTCTCGAAACCAATGCATAGGGATGGTAAGCTCGTTGCTAAATTGGACTTGGATGAGATTAAAGTTGAAGCATCTTATTGGAAATCTGCTTTGATTTGTGTTGTGATTGGAGCTAATCCTCCATTAGCCATTTTTCAAGGATTCATCAAACGGATTTGGGGCAAACTTGGTATTGAGAGAGTGGCTCGCCTGAATTCAGGTTTCACAATGGTGAAATTTCGAGATGAAGCTACGCGTAACTTGGTTCTGGAGGCTGGTGTGGTTCACTTCGACAAGAAGCTAGTCATTCTTCGACCTTGGACAACGGACTTAGACTCATTGCGATCAGTAAAAACAGTACCAGTGTGGATTAGATTACCTGAGCTTGGATTACAATATTAGGGTGTTAAGTGTTTGAGTGCACTTGTTAGCACAATTGGGAAGCCAATTTTGGTGGATAAGATTACCAAGGATAGGACCATGTTAAGGTTTGCCCGAGTCTTGGTGGAAATGGAAATAGCAAATAAGCTTCCTCAATTTATTAGCTATCTCAATGAGCGGGGACAGGTTATGGAACAGTCGATTGAGTATGAATGGCTTCCAACCAAATGCTCTAATTGTAAGAAGCTGGGGCACTCTTCAAGCTCTTGTAAGTTTGAAGCTGGAACTGTCTGGAGGAAGAAAGAATCTCAGAGCATACTTGAATCTGATCATCAGAAGGTTGAGGTAGCTGATAATTCGAAGCAGAGAAGTTCTGAAATGCTTCAGAAGACTCCTCAAGCATCTGCTCAAGATGGTGCTGGGTCGAGTGATAATGGTTGGGCTATTCCGAAAAGGACTGGGCATGTGAAATTTGTGGTTCTGGTTGCTTGTGATCAAATTAGAAACTCTTATAGTGCTTTGCAAGAGACTCGGAAGACTCTGCCTCAACAGGTATTCACTACTAATCTGAATGGAGTTTTGCAACATACTATGTTGGAATGTTAGAGGTTTGAATAGGAAGAATAAACAGATGTGAGTGTTGGATGTCTGTAGATTGAATAAGGTAGGTATTGGGGCTTTAATTGAAACTAAAGTCAAGGAGGACAAAATTAAGGATGTTATGAGATCTTCTTTTACTGATTGGATGTATTATAGTAGTGAGTGTCTAGAGGGCAAAATTTTATTGATTTGGAAATCTCACTTGGCTCAAGTTGGTATTATTCAGGAGACTTCGCAAATGTTGCATTGTCAAGTTTGAATTTGTAGTAGGAATCAAGACTTTTGTCTCACTATTGTTTATGGTTCTAATAGTTTAGAATCTAGGAGGGTTTTGTGGAATGATCTGGCTCATGTGCAATTACCTATAAAACCGTGGT
It encodes the following:
- the LOC133818177 gene encoding uncharacterized protein LOC133818177 isoform X2 — translated: MLPLDSAKKLSFNRLISEGDLVITYERHDNMKAVKVSEGLVLQNRFGVFKHSDWIGKPFGTKVFSNKGGFIYLLAPTPELWTLVLSHRTQILYIADISFVIMFLELVPGCVVLESGTGSGSLTTSLAREDFEKTGLNSLVTVGVRDIQGEGFPNEFSGMADAVFLDLPQPWLAIPSVANMLREDGIMCSFSPCIEQVQRSCETLRSNFTDIRTFEVLLRTYEVREVKMDSYRGEGVGDDGVSVGAPPCKRRQRSSDAGNVPESQWFSVPMAKPCMEAKGHTGYLTFARLKCLS
- the LOC133818177 gene encoding uncharacterized protein LOC133818177 isoform X1, translated to MLPLDSAKKLSFNRLISEGDLVITYERHDNMKAVKVSEGLVLQNRFGVFKHSDWIGKPFGTKVFSNKGGFIYLLAPTPELWTLVLSHRTQILYIADISFVIMFLELVPGCVVLESGTGSGSLTTSLARSVAPTGHVYTFDFHEQRAASAREDFEKTGLNSLVTVGVRDIQGEGFPNEFSGMADAVFLDLPQPWLAIPSVANMLREDGIMCSFSPCIEQVQRSCETLRSNFTDIRTFEVLLRTYEVREVKMDSYRGEGVGDDGVSVGAPPCKRRQRSSDAGNVPESQWFSVPMAKPCMEAKGHTGYLTFARLKCLS